From one Rhopalosiphum padi isolate XX-2018 chromosome 2, ASM2088224v1, whole genome shotgun sequence genomic stretch:
- the LOC132919581 gene encoding myb-like protein AA isoform X3 — protein sequence MYSFFASTATAASGTGTISVAPSCGGAPLPPHSVGAQAHFTGIQSAAAVTHQQQHQQQQHHHHHHHLLPLHHLNQQQQQQQQQQQQQQQQQSVSAAINCSVVRAIAAASSTLPSIVAVSSAQQSSTVVAGTSAAGKMKEMPKLVKLAPNGSADRLPLQESKKRKRPIGKSHALVTSKPLTIVAPTPIATTRNEDSINSTKYTTYASQTNPALVLKKKDSTVQCSQTTTIKTGVSGNIPVGIAVARQRYTQSSSNTEVQRQRETTTTTVSMPEVVHQSPMQTMVLSYNDCSMTTGSTTGINRWPSSGSCSIPQNTIGSQWSFQNTTLRAPALEQQTVQPVGYQLVQDQSGQYFLLPQNSIAGLMAMPFDYCKSEAQNHHQPNQGYTLIQQPQQQMTTISPIINHHPQYTSIASSGSFLIQQVSSSTPPALINTHHQLTDNSTHQQPLIQLTSPENQMIIFNQQQSAIVAQPLIGHLQPPHAGLTIATQMQAGCQNQINDIQTVSESVTVQTKLVQQSITEKSTISRHTEENVSISLDYCNTTISEPEKDLKQDFPAPEQLSESEAIISHDASNQTDIQTEDETFHPLIEESKEPNFTESAQDCTNNGQTLTESTTQTTVLSIVENSNTPDITGLELLLNSIEQFEKRNSSEQLDSYHTQEVVSNTLEQDNVQTLDTDVNTTEETEEKGVNKIDLLLLAEQFLETEKSSETSEQDNANKSCSNNNNLTEEKVCSYEFEENNTKPLEVTINKNGIKKVYSKKSFSQSSNTFQSVDKLKFNSKLDTIKKSPKYSNVKVQNRKMSDSSLSSSSGQVKRGPGRPKKVLKCDDGNNNNGNNEQDIKEKRLKLDCSSNTKHKTSSSSSSDLSPPVLEPWSPFSPRKISTHTPPTLSPVSSGVKLSDNQKLLDDDKFYQKKIVKKRCTSSNVTSEDEFRPPLKKRKVGRPRKNPNPFDEVIKKHLSQSPKKDKQLSLSPGLLSSVSTIKINKIETPSCSQYKIKPKLKAEVKIKHWDVEDEDDEIQDQDDILGLPEYVCKKRQIADALHRVSPCTVNKPAVIPKKRMFSNTSLDSIDSLDDATLFPQRETSYSSVPVRSQTSESSDNSLALTNEERDSSTTVELAERQCIPVSPSRPNVEITTVDDDHERRRLKKKRKHRKHKHSHDESRTKHKHKHHKKHHKKHKRHRDSELDLSVSEPPTLSPQRLIEDTIEDDDDDDDNDDCKSKENDSSEVESSDVPAFLSDQQIWKWSGDSYKRPGRGGNKKTFYRSISRGDETISIGDCAVFLSSGQLDRPFIGKVDCMWETNQEKMQVKVFWFYHPEETANDFTGNLPYPGALFKSPHNDINDVQSIMNGCQVVSIEEFSSIIEKDAKRLKNIYVNNDLFYLAGDYEPVMKMINFSDGVVLTPSNT from the exons ATGTATTCGTTTTTCGCTAGCACGGCGACCGCCGCCTCGGGCACCGGAACCATTTCGGTGGCGCCCTCGTGCGGCGGCGCCCCGTTGCCGCCGCATTCTGTTGGCGCGCAGGCGCACTTTACCGGCATTCAGTCGGCCGCCGCCGTCACGCACCAGCAGCAGcaccaacaacaacaacaccaccaccaccaccatcacctCCTCCCACTACACCATCTCAatcagcagcaacagcaacagcagcagcaacaacaacagcagcagcagcagcagtcgGTCTCTGCGGCCATCAATTGTTCCGTGGTGCGCGCTATCGCCGCCGCTTCGTCGACGCTGCCGTCGATCGTAGCCGTTTCGTCCGCACAACAATCATCGACCGTTGTCGCCGGGACGTCCGCCGCTggcaaaa TGAAAGAAATGCCGAAATTGGTGAAACTTGCTCCCAATGGATCAGCAGACAGGTTGCCGTTACAAGaatcaaaaaaaagaaaaaggccGATTGGGAAAAGCCACGCTTTAGTAACCAGTAAACCGTTGACGATAG TTGCTCCCACTCCGATAGCAACAACCCGAAATGAAGACTCTATTAACTCGACCAAATATACTACGTATGCGTCGCAGACCAATCCAGCGCTGGTGTTGAAGAAAAAAGATTCCACTGTTCAATGCAGTCAAACAACAACCATCAAAA CTGGCGTTAGTGGAAATATACCGGTGGGCATAGCCGTCGCCAGACAAAGGTATACTCAAAGTTCTTCTAACACGGAAGTTCAAAGGCAACGAGAGACCACTACAACAACTGTATCTATGCCTGAAGTCGTTCATCAGTCTCCAATGCAGACAATGG TGTTGTCCTACAACGATTGTTCCATGACGACTGGATCAACAACAGGTATAAACCGATGGCCATCGTCTGGGAGCTGTAGCATTCCTCAAAACACTATTGGAAGCCAATGGAGTTTTCAAAACACTACGTTAAGAG ctCCTGCTTTGGAACAGCAGACTGTGCAACCGGTCGGATATCAACTAGTCCAAGATCAATCCGgccaatattttcttttacctCAAAACTCTATTGCTG GTTTAATGGCTATGCCGTTTGATTATTGCAAGTCGGAAGCACAAAATCACCATCAACCTAATCAAGGTTATACTCTAATCCAACAACCACAGCAGCAGATGACTACTATATCACCGATCATAAACCACCATCCGCAGTACACGTCTATTGCTAGTTcgg GTTCATTTTTGATTCAACAAGTCAGTTCTTCCACTCCTCCGGCCCTCATAAACACTCATCATCAACTAACCGACAACAGTACACACCAACAACCGTTAATACAATTGACATCACCTGAAAATCAGATGATAATTTTCAACCAACAACAATCAGCTATTGTGGCTCAACCACTAATAGGTCATCTTCAACCGCCACACGCGGGGCTTACTATTGCAACTCAAATGCAAGCTGGATGTCAAAATCAAATCAACGATATACAAACAGTATCTGAGTCTGTAACTGTTCAAACAAAACTAGTACAGCAATCTATTACTGAGAAGAGTACAATTTCAAGACATACAGAAGAAAATGTGTCAATTTCATTGGATtattgtaacactactattagtgaACCAGAAAAAGACTTAAAACAAGATTTTCCAGCACCAGAACAACTCTCGGAATCTGAAGCGATTATATCACATGATGCTAGCAATCAAACAGATATTCAAACTGAAGATGAAACTTTTCATCCATTGATTGAAGAGAGCAAAGAACCGAATTTCACTGAGAGCGCACAAGACTGTACAAATAATGGCCAGACTTTGACTGAAAGCACTACTCAAACTACTGTTTTGTCTATAGTCGAAAATTCTAATACACCGGATATTACTGGACTGGAGCTGTTGTTGAACAGCATTGAACAGTTTGAAAAACGAAATTCTAGTGAACAATTGGATAGTTATCATACTCAGGAAGTTGTGTCGAATACTTTAGAACAGGACAATGTTCAAACACTTGATACTGATGTAAATACTACTGAGGAAACAGAAGAAAAAGGTGTGAACAAGATTGATTTGCTTTTATTGGCTGAACAGTTTTTGGAAACTGAAAAATCTAGTGAGACTTCTGAACAAGACAATGCCAATAAGAGTTgctcaaacaataataatttaactg AAGAAAAAGTATGCAGTTATGAGTTTGAAGAAAATAACACTAAACCACTTGAAgtgacaataaataaaaacggcATTAAAAAAGTTTACTCTAAGAAATCATTTTCTCAGAGTAGCAATACTTTCCAGTcagttgataaattaaaatttaactcaaaATTAGATACAATCAAAAAGTCACCTAAATACTCTAATGTCAAAGTTCAAAATCGAAAAATGTCTGACTCAAGTTTATCATCATCGTCCGGTCAAGTAAAACGTGGACCAGGTCGTCcaaaaaaagtattgaaatgTGATGatggaaataacaataatggtaataatgaaCAAGATATAAAAGAAAAACGGTTAAAATTGGATTGCAGTTCAAATACCAAACATAAGACTTCTAGTTCCTCATCTTCAGATCTCTCTCCTCCGGTGTTGGAACCGTGGAGTCCTTTTTCACCTAGAAAGATTTCTACACATACCCCACCCACATTATCACCAGTTTCATCAGGGGTTAAATTGTctgataatcaaaaattattggaTGATGATAAGTTCTATcagaaaaaaattgtcaaaaaacgCTGTACATCATCAAATGTG actAGTGAAGATGAATTTAGACCACCTTTAAAGAAACGAAAAGTTGGCCGACCAAGAAAAAATCCAAATCCGTTTGATGAAGTCATTAAAAAACATCTGTCTCAAAGTCCAAAGAAAGATAAACAACTTTCTTTATCACCAGGCTTGTTAAGCAGTGtttcaacaattaaaattaataaaatagaaacacCGTCTTGCAGCCAGTACAAAATAAAACCCAAGTTAAAAGCTGAAGTTAAA ATTAAACATTGGGACGTGGAGGATGAAGATGATGAGATTCAAGACCAAGACGATATATTAGGTTTGCCAGAATATGTGTGTAAAAAACGTCAAATAGCTGATGCATTGCATAGAGTG tcTCCCTGTACTGTCAATAAGCCAGCAGTGATCCCTAAGAAGAGAATGTTTTCAAATACATCTTTAGACAGTATAGATAGTTTAGATGATGCAACTTTATTTCCGCAAAGGGAAACATCATATAGTTCTGTTCCAGTGAGAAGTCAAACTTCAGAGTCTTCTGATAATTCTCTTGCACTTACTAATGAAG AACGGGATAGTTCTACTACGGTCGAACTCGCTGAACGACAATGCATACCCGTCAGTCCGAGTCGACCGAATGTAGAAATAACTACCGTCGAT gaTGATCATGAAAGAAGAAGACTAAAAAAGAAACGCAAACATAGGAAACACAAACACAGTCACGATGAATCAAGAACCAAACATAAGCATAAACATCATAAAAAACATCACAAAAAGCATAAGCGACATAGAGATTCCGAACTAGACCTTTCTGTATCTGAGCCACCCACTCTATCCCCTCAAAGACTTATTGAAGACACCATTGAagatgacgatgacgacgatgataatGATGATTGTAAATCTAAAGAA AATGACTCCAGTGAAGTTGAAAGCAGTGATGTACCAGCATTTCTGTCTGATCAACAAATATGGAAGTGGTCAGGTGACAGTTATAAGCGTCCAGGTCGTGGTGGCAATAAAAAAACCTTTTACAGGTCCATCAGTAGAGGAGACGAAACCATAAGT ATTGGTGATTGTGCTGTGTTTTTGTCTTCTGGTCAATTGGATCGACCTTTTATCGGTAAAGTCGACTGTATGTGGGAGACTAACCAAGAAAAAATGCAAGTAAAAGTATTTTGGTTTTATCATCCTGAAGAGACTGCCAATGACTTTACTGGAAATCTACCATATcca GGAGCATTGTTTAAATCACCTCATAATGACATTAATGATGTACAAAGCATTATGAATGGGTGTCAAGTGGTATCAATAGAAGAGTTCAGTTCGATTATTGAAAAGGATGCTAAACGGTTGaagaatatttatgtaaataatgatCTGTTCTATTTAGCCGGAGACTATGAGCCAGTCATGAAAATGATTAACTTCAGTGATGGTGTAGTGTTGACACCGAGTAATACATGA
- the LOC132919581 gene encoding formin-J isoform X4 codes for MKEMPKLVKLAPNGSADRLPLQESKKRKRPIGKSHALVTSKPLTIVAPTPIATTRNEDSINSTKYTTYASQTNPALVLKKKDSTVQCSQTTTIKTGVSGNIPVGIAVARQRYTQSSSNTEVQRQRETTTTTVSMPEVVHQSPMQTMVLSYNDCSMTTGSTTGINRWPSSGSCSIPQNTIGSQWSFQNTTLRAPALEQQTVQPVGYQLVQDQSGQYFLLPQNSIAGLMAMPFDYCKSEAQNHHQPNQGYTLIQQPQQQMTTISPIINHHPQYTSIASSGSFLIQQVSSSTPPALINTHHQLTDNSTHQQPLIQLTSPENQMIIFNQQQSAIVAQPLIGHLQPPHAGLTIATQMQAGCQNQINDIQTVSESVTVQTKLVQQSITEKSTISRHTEENVSISLDYCNTTISEPEKDLKQDFPAPEQLSESEAIISHDASNQTDIQTEDETFHPLIEESKEPNFTESAQDCTNNGQTLTESTTQTTVLSIVENSNTPDITGLELLLNSIEQFEKRNSSEQLDSYHTQEVVSNTLEQDNVQTLDTDVNTTEETEEKGVNKIDLLLLAEQFLETEKSSETSEQDNANKSCSNNNNLTEEKVCSYEFEENNTKPLEVTINKNGIKKVYSKKSFSQSSNTFQSVDKLKFNSKLDTIKKSPKYSNVKVQNRKMSDSSLSSSSGQVKRGPGRPKKVLKCDDGNNNNGNNEQDIKEKRLKLDCSSNTKHKTSSSSSSDLSPPVLEPWSPFSPRKISTHTPPTLSPVSSGVKLSDNQKLLDDDKFYQKKIVKKRCTSSNVTSEDEFRPPLKKRKVGRPRKNPNPFDEVIKKHLSQSPKKDKQLSLSPGLLSSVSTIKINKIETPSCSQYKIKPKLKAEVKIKHWDVEDEDDEIQDQDDILGLPEYVCKKRQIADALHRVSPCTVNKPAVIPKKRMFSNTSLDSIDSLDDATLFPQRETSYSSVPVRSQTSESSDNSLALTNEERDSSTTVELAERQCIPVSPSRPNVEITTVDDDHERRRLKKKRKHRKHKHSHDESRTKHKHKHHKKHHKKHKRHRDSELDLSVSEPPTLSPQRLIEDTIEDDDDDDDNDDCKSKENDSSEVESSDVPAFLSDQQIWKWSGDSYKRPGRGGNKKTFYRSISRGDETISIGDCAVFLSSGQLDRPFIGKVDCMWETNQEKMQVKVFWFYHPEETANDFTGNLPYPGALFKSPHNDINDVQSIMNGCQVVSIEEFSSIIEKDAKRLKNIYVNNDLFYLAGDYEPVMKMINFSDGVVLTPSNT; via the exons A TGAAAGAAATGCCGAAATTGGTGAAACTTGCTCCCAATGGATCAGCAGACAGGTTGCCGTTACAAGaatcaaaaaaaagaaaaaggccGATTGGGAAAAGCCACGCTTTAGTAACCAGTAAACCGTTGACGATAG TTGCTCCCACTCCGATAGCAACAACCCGAAATGAAGACTCTATTAACTCGACCAAATATACTACGTATGCGTCGCAGACCAATCCAGCGCTGGTGTTGAAGAAAAAAGATTCCACTGTTCAATGCAGTCAAACAACAACCATCAAAA CTGGCGTTAGTGGAAATATACCGGTGGGCATAGCCGTCGCCAGACAAAGGTATACTCAAAGTTCTTCTAACACGGAAGTTCAAAGGCAACGAGAGACCACTACAACAACTGTATCTATGCCTGAAGTCGTTCATCAGTCTCCAATGCAGACAATGG TGTTGTCCTACAACGATTGTTCCATGACGACTGGATCAACAACAGGTATAAACCGATGGCCATCGTCTGGGAGCTGTAGCATTCCTCAAAACACTATTGGAAGCCAATGGAGTTTTCAAAACACTACGTTAAGAG ctCCTGCTTTGGAACAGCAGACTGTGCAACCGGTCGGATATCAACTAGTCCAAGATCAATCCGgccaatattttcttttacctCAAAACTCTATTGCTG GTTTAATGGCTATGCCGTTTGATTATTGCAAGTCGGAAGCACAAAATCACCATCAACCTAATCAAGGTTATACTCTAATCCAACAACCACAGCAGCAGATGACTACTATATCACCGATCATAAACCACCATCCGCAGTACACGTCTATTGCTAGTTcgg GTTCATTTTTGATTCAACAAGTCAGTTCTTCCACTCCTCCGGCCCTCATAAACACTCATCATCAACTAACCGACAACAGTACACACCAACAACCGTTAATACAATTGACATCACCTGAAAATCAGATGATAATTTTCAACCAACAACAATCAGCTATTGTGGCTCAACCACTAATAGGTCATCTTCAACCGCCACACGCGGGGCTTACTATTGCAACTCAAATGCAAGCTGGATGTCAAAATCAAATCAACGATATACAAACAGTATCTGAGTCTGTAACTGTTCAAACAAAACTAGTACAGCAATCTATTACTGAGAAGAGTACAATTTCAAGACATACAGAAGAAAATGTGTCAATTTCATTGGATtattgtaacactactattagtgaACCAGAAAAAGACTTAAAACAAGATTTTCCAGCACCAGAACAACTCTCGGAATCTGAAGCGATTATATCACATGATGCTAGCAATCAAACAGATATTCAAACTGAAGATGAAACTTTTCATCCATTGATTGAAGAGAGCAAAGAACCGAATTTCACTGAGAGCGCACAAGACTGTACAAATAATGGCCAGACTTTGACTGAAAGCACTACTCAAACTACTGTTTTGTCTATAGTCGAAAATTCTAATACACCGGATATTACTGGACTGGAGCTGTTGTTGAACAGCATTGAACAGTTTGAAAAACGAAATTCTAGTGAACAATTGGATAGTTATCATACTCAGGAAGTTGTGTCGAATACTTTAGAACAGGACAATGTTCAAACACTTGATACTGATGTAAATACTACTGAGGAAACAGAAGAAAAAGGTGTGAACAAGATTGATTTGCTTTTATTGGCTGAACAGTTTTTGGAAACTGAAAAATCTAGTGAGACTTCTGAACAAGACAATGCCAATAAGAGTTgctcaaacaataataatttaactg AAGAAAAAGTATGCAGTTATGAGTTTGAAGAAAATAACACTAAACCACTTGAAgtgacaataaataaaaacggcATTAAAAAAGTTTACTCTAAGAAATCATTTTCTCAGAGTAGCAATACTTTCCAGTcagttgataaattaaaatttaactcaaaATTAGATACAATCAAAAAGTCACCTAAATACTCTAATGTCAAAGTTCAAAATCGAAAAATGTCTGACTCAAGTTTATCATCATCGTCCGGTCAAGTAAAACGTGGACCAGGTCGTCcaaaaaaagtattgaaatgTGATGatggaaataacaataatggtaataatgaaCAAGATATAAAAGAAAAACGGTTAAAATTGGATTGCAGTTCAAATACCAAACATAAGACTTCTAGTTCCTCATCTTCAGATCTCTCTCCTCCGGTGTTGGAACCGTGGAGTCCTTTTTCACCTAGAAAGATTTCTACACATACCCCACCCACATTATCACCAGTTTCATCAGGGGTTAAATTGTctgataatcaaaaattattggaTGATGATAAGTTCTATcagaaaaaaattgtcaaaaaacgCTGTACATCATCAAATGTG actAGTGAAGATGAATTTAGACCACCTTTAAAGAAACGAAAAGTTGGCCGACCAAGAAAAAATCCAAATCCGTTTGATGAAGTCATTAAAAAACATCTGTCTCAAAGTCCAAAGAAAGATAAACAACTTTCTTTATCACCAGGCTTGTTAAGCAGTGtttcaacaattaaaattaataaaatagaaacacCGTCTTGCAGCCAGTACAAAATAAAACCCAAGTTAAAAGCTGAAGTTAAA ATTAAACATTGGGACGTGGAGGATGAAGATGATGAGATTCAAGACCAAGACGATATATTAGGTTTGCCAGAATATGTGTGTAAAAAACGTCAAATAGCTGATGCATTGCATAGAGTG tcTCCCTGTACTGTCAATAAGCCAGCAGTGATCCCTAAGAAGAGAATGTTTTCAAATACATCTTTAGACAGTATAGATAGTTTAGATGATGCAACTTTATTTCCGCAAAGGGAAACATCATATAGTTCTGTTCCAGTGAGAAGTCAAACTTCAGAGTCTTCTGATAATTCTCTTGCACTTACTAATGAAG AACGGGATAGTTCTACTACGGTCGAACTCGCTGAACGACAATGCATACCCGTCAGTCCGAGTCGACCGAATGTAGAAATAACTACCGTCGAT gaTGATCATGAAAGAAGAAGACTAAAAAAGAAACGCAAACATAGGAAACACAAACACAGTCACGATGAATCAAGAACCAAACATAAGCATAAACATCATAAAAAACATCACAAAAAGCATAAGCGACATAGAGATTCCGAACTAGACCTTTCTGTATCTGAGCCACCCACTCTATCCCCTCAAAGACTTATTGAAGACACCATTGAagatgacgatgacgacgatgataatGATGATTGTAAATCTAAAGAA AATGACTCCAGTGAAGTTGAAAGCAGTGATGTACCAGCATTTCTGTCTGATCAACAAATATGGAAGTGGTCAGGTGACAGTTATAAGCGTCCAGGTCGTGGTGGCAATAAAAAAACCTTTTACAGGTCCATCAGTAGAGGAGACGAAACCATAAGT ATTGGTGATTGTGCTGTGTTTTTGTCTTCTGGTCAATTGGATCGACCTTTTATCGGTAAAGTCGACTGTATGTGGGAGACTAACCAAGAAAAAATGCAAGTAAAAGTATTTTGGTTTTATCATCCTGAAGAGACTGCCAATGACTTTACTGGAAATCTACCATATcca GGAGCATTGTTTAAATCACCTCATAATGACATTAATGATGTACAAAGCATTATGAATGGGTGTCAAGTGGTATCAATAGAAGAGTTCAGTTCGATTATTGAAAAGGATGCTAAACGGTTGaagaatatttatgtaaataatgatCTGTTCTATTTAGCCGGAGACTATGAGCCAGTCATGAAAATGATTAACTTCAGTGATGGTGTAGTGTTGACACCGAGTAATACATGA